In Oenanthe melanoleuca isolate GR-GAL-2019-014 chromosome 8, OMel1.0, whole genome shotgun sequence, a single genomic region encodes these proteins:
- the DIPK1A gene encoding divergent protein kinase domain 1A translates to MARRLFPGAWLRKPHSAQVRLSYVRIKYLFISWLVVFIGSWIMYVQYSTYTELCRGHDCRKIICDKYKTGVIDGSACSSLCAKETLYFGKCLSTKPNNQIYLGIWGNLQSVIKCQMEEAAQLDLGTDPEPRKEIVLFDKPTKGTTVEKFKEMVYGLFKAKLGEQGNLSELVNLILSFADGNKDGRVSLPEAKSAWALLQLEEFLLMVILQDKEHTPKLIGFCGDLYVTERVEYTSLYGISLPWIVELLIPSGFRRSMDQWFTPSWPRKAKIAIGLLEFVEDIFHGPYGNFLMCDTSAKNLGYNDKYDLKMMDMRKIVPEINLKEIIKDRQCDSDLDCIYGTDCRTLCDQSKMRCTTEVIQPNLAKACQLLKDYLLRGAPSDIHEELEKQLYLCIALKVTANQMEMEHSLILNNLKTLLWKKISHTNDS, encoded by the exons ATGGCGAGGCGGCTCTTCCCGGGGGCCTGGCTGAGGAAGCCCCACTCCGCGCAG GTCCGTCTGTCATACGTGCGGATAAAGTATCTCTTCATCTCCTGGTTAGTAGTGTTTATTGGCAGCTGGATCATGTATGTCCAGTACTCCACCTACACAGAACTGTGCAGAGGACATGACTGCAGGAAAATAATA TGTGATAAATACAAGACTGGTGTTATTGATGGGTCAGCATGTAGTAGTCTTTGTGCTAAAGAAACActgtattttggaaaatgtttgtCAACAAAGCCAAATAACCAG ATCTATTTAGGAATCTGGGGGAATCTGCAAAGTGTTATAAAATGCCAGATGGAAGAAGCTGCTCAACTTGATTTAGGTACTGACCCAGAACCAAGGAAGGAAATAGTCCTATTTGATAAACCAACAAAAGGAACCACTGttgaaaaattcaaagaaatggTATATGGTCTTTTTAAA GCAAAACTGGGTGAACAAGGAAATCTTTCAGAACTGGTTAATCTCATCCTATCTTTTGCTGATGGAAACAAAGATGGAAGAGTCTCTTTGCCAGAGGCAAAATCTGCATGGGCACTCCTGCAGCTAGAAGAGTTTCTGTTAATGGTGATCTTGCAGGATAAAGAGCATACTCCCAAGCTGATAGGTTTTTGTGGGGATCTGTATGTGACCGAAAGAGTTGAATATACCTCTCTCTATGGAATCAGCCTTCCATGGATTGTAGAACTGCTCATTCCCTCTGGCTTCAGAAGAAGCATGGACCAGTGGTTCACTCCATCATGGccaagaaaggcaaaaatagCTATAGGGCTTTTAGAATTTGTGGAAGATATTTTCCATGGACCTTATGGTAACTTTCTTATGTGTGACACAAGTGCCAAAAACTTGGGATATAATGATAAATATGATTTGAAAATGATGGACATGAGAAAAATAGTaccagaaattaatttgaaggaGATAATTAAAGATCGTCAGTGTGACTCAGATTTGGACTGCATTTATGGTACAGACTGTAGAACACTATGTGACCAAAGCAAAATGAGATGTACCACTGAAGTAATTCAACCAAACTTAGCAAAAGCTTGTCAGCTCCTTAAAGACTATCTGCTTCGTGGTGCTCCTTCTGATATCCATGAAGAACTAGAGAAACAACTGTACTTGTGCATTGCCCTGAAAGTCACAGCAAATCAGATGGAAATGGAGCATTCTTTAATActcaataatttaaaaactttacTGTGGAAGAAAATTTCTCATACAAACGATTCGTAG